The following are encoded in a window of Pseudomonas multiresinivorans genomic DNA:
- a CDS encoding sterol desaturase family protein, translating to MPDLSHLHSQVSEWVIGPITTQLSGLFDLSGRVGVLFLLCSYAIAYALFRFRRQRGLTQSTSFWQFIGGARVNFHRSALLDYRYYLVRGILNVVLLVPIIGLVDPYILRSGDYIAFFTNLWGARPQVGENLGLSLLYGLGVFLVSDFKNYWVHRAFHSHWLWAFHKVHHSAAVLTPITASRVHFVEKLAANLAGTVLLGAYAGAFWYVCGGQVSAYTLFGVTYLILLFNVLATNLRHSHVWLSFGPLVEHVINSPAQHQIHHSDAPRHFNRNFGINLSLWDWLFGTLYVTQRTPEPIQFGAGEHDDAKYSSLWSLIVTPFVETVRKVRLTMHQKRLRPKHS from the coding sequence ATGCCTGACCTCTCGCACCTTCACAGCCAAGTCTCCGAGTGGGTAATCGGCCCCATCACCACCCAGCTTTCCGGCCTCTTCGACCTCAGTGGCCGCGTCGGCGTGCTGTTCCTGCTGTGTTCCTACGCCATCGCCTACGCGCTGTTCCGCTTCCGCCGGCAACGCGGGCTGACGCAATCGACGTCGTTCTGGCAGTTCATCGGCGGCGCGCGGGTTAATTTCCATCGCTCGGCGCTGCTGGATTACCGCTACTACCTGGTGCGCGGCATCCTCAATGTGGTGTTGCTGGTGCCCATCATCGGGCTGGTCGATCCGTACATCCTGCGCTCGGGTGATTACATCGCCTTCTTCACCAACCTCTGGGGCGCACGGCCGCAGGTGGGCGAGAACCTTGGGCTGTCGCTGCTCTATGGGCTGGGGGTGTTCCTGGTCAGCGACTTCAAGAACTACTGGGTGCACCGGGCCTTCCACTCGCACTGGCTGTGGGCGTTCCACAAGGTGCACCACTCGGCGGCGGTGCTGACGCCGATCACGGCGAGCCGCGTGCACTTCGTGGAGAAGCTGGCGGCGAACCTGGCCGGGACCGTGCTGCTGGGTGCCTACGCCGGCGCCTTCTGGTACGTCTGTGGCGGGCAGGTCAGCGCCTATACGCTGTTCGGTGTGACCTACCTGATCCTGCTGTTCAACGTGCTGGCGACGAACCTACGCCACAGCCATGTGTGGCTATCGTTCGGGCCACTGGTGGAGCACGTGATCAACAGCCCTGCCCAGCACCAGATCCACCACAGCGACGCGCCCCGGCACTTCAACAGGAACTTCGGCATCAACCTGTCGCTATGGGACTGGCTGTTCGGCACGCTCTACGTCACCCAGCGCACACCGGAGCCGATCCAGTTCGGTGCCGGGGAGCATGACGATGCGAAGTATTCGTCGCTGTGGAGCCTGATCGTGACTCCGTTTGTGGAGACGGTGCGGAAGGTGAGGCTGACAATGCACCAGAAGCGCTTGCGGCCTAAGCACTCCTGA